Proteins from a single region of Urocitellus parryii isolate mUroPar1 chromosome 4, mUroPar1.hap1, whole genome shotgun sequence:
- the LOC113175318 gene encoding olfactory receptor 5W2-like produces the protein MDRGNCSSQTEFIFMGITNNPEMKSTLFAVFLLVYLINLLANLGMIFLIRVDPQLHTPMYFFLSHLSFCDLCYSTAIGPKMLVDIFAKNKSISFIGCALQFLIFCIFADSECLLLAVMAFDRYKAISNPLLYTVNMSSRVCYLLMFGVYLVGLGDALIHTTLTFCLCFCGSNEINHFFCDVPPLLLLSCSDTQVNELAIFTLFGFIELSTFSGVLVSYGYIISSVLKIRSAEGRLKAFSTCASHLTAVAVFQGTMLFMYFRPSSSYSLDQDKMTSLFYTIVIPMLNPLIYSLRNKDVKEALEKLKNKRWT, from the coding sequence ATGGACAGAGGAAATTGTTCCTCACagactgaatttatttttatgggaattACTAATAATCCTGAGATGAAAAGCACTCTATTTGCTGTGTTTCTCCTGGTTTATCTCATTAATCTTCTGGCAAATCTTGGAATGATCTTCTTGATTAGAGTGGATCCCCAGCTtcacacacccatgtactttttcctcagCCACCTCTCTTTCTGTGACCTCTGCTATTCCACAGCAATTGGACCCAAGATGCTGGTTGACATATTTGCTAAGAACAAATCAATTTCCTTTATTGGCTGTGCTCTTCAGTTCTTGATCTTCTGTATCTTTGCTGATTCTGAGTGTCTGCTGCTGGCAGTGATGGCCTTTGATAGGTACAAGGCCATTAGCAACCCCTTACTATACACAGTCAACATGTCCAGTAGGGTTTGCTACCTGCTCATGTTTGGGGTTTACCTTGTGGGGCTGGGAGATGCTTTGATACACACGACATTAACATTCTGCTTATGTTTCTGTGGGTCTAATGAGATTAatcatttcttctgtgatgtCCCTCCTCTCCTGTTACTGTCTTGCTCTGACACACAGGTCAATGAGTTAGCAATATTCACACTTTTTGGTTTCATTGAACTGAGCACCTTTTCTGGAGTCCTGGTCTCTTATGGCTACATCATCTCATCAGTCTTAAAGATCCGCTCTGCTGAGGGGAGGCTCAAAGCTTTctccacctgtgcctcccacTTGACTGCAGTTGCAGTTTTCCAGGGCACCATGCTTTTCATGTATTTTCGGCCCAGTTCTTCCTACTCTTTAGATCAAGACAAAATGACCTCACTGTTCTACACCATTGTGATTCCCATGTTGAACCCCCTGATTTATAGCCTTAGGAACAAGGATGTGAAAGAGGCCCtggaaaaactcaaaaataaaagatggacttaa
- the LOC113175295 gene encoding olfactory receptor-like protein OLF2: MAVENFTLFTEFIFLGLSGRQDVQKGLFVFFFLVYGITLIANLGMILLIKVDPRLHTPMYYFLSNLSFCDICYSSTVSPKMLADFLSEQKRIPYDFCAIQMYFFGAFADVECLMLAVMAYDRYVAICNPLLYTIAMSRRICTQLVAIVYLVGLVDSAIHTCLTFRLSFCNSNVINHFFCDNPPLLALSCSDTSINEIVMFTFIGCVVGLSIVTVLLSYSYIITTIFRMNSAEGRSKAFSTCASHLTAVAIFHGTLLFMYFRPSSSYSLDTDKMASVFYTVVIPMLNPLIYSLRNKDVKGALSKAICTNSCCG, encoded by the coding sequence ATGGCAGTTGAGAACTTCACTCTGTTTACTGAGTTCATCTTTTTGGGACTATCTGGCAGACAGGATGTGCAAAAGGGGCTCTTTGTGTTCTTCTTCCTTGTTTATGGCATAACCTTGATTGCCAATCTAGGGATGATCTTGCTGATCAAGGTAGACCCCAGACTTCACACACCCATGTATTACTTCCTGAGCAATCTGTCTTTCTGTGACATCTGCTATTCTTCCACTGTCTCTCCAAAGATGCTGGCTGATTTCTTATCTGAGCAAAAGAGGATTCCATATGATTTCTGTGCCatccaaatgtatttttttggtgcctttgcAGATGTAGAATGTCTCATGTTGGCTGTCATGGCCTATGATCGTTATGTTGCCATCTGCAATCCACTTCTTTATACAATTGCAATGTCCAGGAGAATCTGTACCCAGCTAGTGGCCATTGTCTACCTTGTAGGCTTGGTAGACTCAGCAATCCACACTTGCTTAACATTTCGATTGTCCTTCTGCAATTCAAATGTCATCAATCACTTTTTCTGTGACAACCCACCCTTGCTAGCCCTCTCTTGCTCAGATACCTCTATCAATGAGATAGTGATGTTCACCTTCATTGGCTGTGTTGTAGGACTCAGTATTGTCACCGTCCTCCTCTCCTACAGCTACATCATCACTACTATCTTCAGGATGAACTCAGCTGAGGGCAGAAGCAAAGCCTTCTCCACATGCGCCTCTCACCTTACAGCTGTGGCCATATTTCATGGCACACTCCTGTTCATGTATTTTCGACCCAGCTCAAGTTACTCATTGGACACAGATAAAATGGCCTCTGTTTTCTACACAGTTGTTATCCCCATGTTGAACCCGCTGATCTACAGCTTAAGAAATAAGGATGTAAAGGGTGCTCTGAGCAAAGCTATCTGCACTAATTCGTGTTGTGGGTGA